The following are encoded together in the Methylomonas methanica MC09 genome:
- a CDS encoding response regulator produces the protein MHSVDIRDLAILLIEPSNTQLKVILQHLLNEGIANIEGVTSGQDAINSLQNHRPDLIISSLYLPDMTAIDLIEQIKHDDSLSHIPFMLISSESSFNILDAIRQAGVVAILPKPFAHQDLKNALRSTIEFIDPQEIDLEHYDIRNVRVLVVDDSNLARKHICRVLNNMGIQQIAQAVDGQQGAELFAQDQDAFDLIVTDFNMPIMDGQAMIHYIRQDLGNAIIPILMVTSEDNETRLSNVYKAGVSGICDKPFDPQTVKEMLFRVLEAE, from the coding sequence ATGCACTCCGTCGACATCCGCGATTTGGCTATTTTGCTGATCGAACCTTCAAACACCCAACTTAAGGTCATTCTGCAGCATTTGCTTAATGAAGGCATTGCGAATATTGAGGGTGTAACGAGCGGTCAGGACGCTATCAACAGCTTACAAAACCACCGCCCTGATTTAATCATCAGCAGTCTTTACCTGCCTGACATGACAGCCATCGATTTGATCGAGCAAATCAAACACGATGATTCATTGAGCCACATACCGTTCATGCTGATCTCCAGCGAATCGAGCTTTAATATTCTGGATGCCATTCGTCAGGCCGGGGTTGTCGCCATTCTGCCCAAGCCGTTTGCCCACCAGGATTTGAAAAACGCCTTACGTTCGACCATTGAATTCATTGACCCGCAAGAAATCGACCTGGAACATTATGACATTAGAAATGTACGGGTATTAGTGGTTGACGACAGTAATTTAGCCCGAAAACACATTTGCCGGGTCTTGAATAATATGGGTATACAACAGATTGCCCAGGCTGTAGACGGTCAACAGGGCGCTGAATTATTTGCCCAGGATCAAGATGCATTTGACTTAATCGTCACCGATTTTAATATGCCGATAATGGATGGTCAGGCCATGATTCACTATATCCGCCAGGATCTTGGCAATGCCATTATTCCGATACTTATGGTGACCAGCGAAGATAATGAAACCCGTTTAAGTAACGTTTACAAAGCAGGCGTTTCCGGTATTTGCGATAAGCCGTTCGATCCGCAAACGGTGAAGGAAATGCTGTTTCGGGTACTGGAAGCCGAGTAA
- the pepA gene encoding flocculation-associated PEP-CTERM protein PepA, which produces MNRFLIKHTLVKSVLVMLGALTTGSAAFASNWEGTADYTAAPTSAGDEAVIGPFDTYDFGPGIGLIKPDGAVAAGQTFQGYFQTVVTGHLYQSNALTTPTLNVSGASGSGNGFELTVRSFFEGTYVNVSANSLDFNITGGTAGLYFDTTPDYSFANDSGFANDEAILSGAISTGVGSIIFPNVVGVGVETVDLNISGVFGGFNADIFEPDTIGGGSAIFSIKTKTPSNSTPIIDQVTNGPAKSVSGLSIVGGQLFEVDGQMQLTAVPVPGAAWLFLSAIMGLLPVTRKKFAA; this is translated from the coding sequence ATGAACAGATTTTTGATAAAGCATACGCTTGTAAAAAGCGTGTTAGTAATGTTAGGGGCGTTAACGACAGGGTCTGCCGCTTTCGCAAGTAATTGGGAGGGTACTGCTGACTATACGGCTGCGCCAACTTCTGCAGGGGATGAAGCGGTGATTGGTCCATTCGATACCTACGATTTTGGTCCGGGTATCGGCTTGATCAAACCTGACGGGGCAGTAGCTGCCGGTCAAACATTTCAGGGTTATTTTCAAACGGTTGTAACGGGACATTTGTATCAGTCAAATGCGTTAACCACGCCTACGCTAAATGTTTCTGGCGCATCCGGTTCGGGAAATGGCTTCGAATTGACCGTGCGTTCTTTTTTTGAAGGCACTTATGTCAATGTGTCAGCCAACTCCTTGGATTTCAACATTACTGGCGGCACTGCGGGGTTATATTTCGACACGACGCCGGATTATAGTTTCGCGAATGATAGTGGATTCGCAAACGACGAGGCGATTCTTTCAGGTGCAATTTCGACTGGGGTAGGCTCTATTATTTTCCCAAATGTTGTTGGGGTTGGGGTGGAGACGGTGGATCTGAATATTTCAGGTGTTTTTGGCGGTTTCAACGCCGACATATTTGAACCGGATACTATCGGCGGCGGCTCCGCAATTTTTTCCATCAAAACTAAAACGCCATCGAACAGCACCCCTATTATCGATCAAGTGACGAATGGGCCTGCAAAATCAGTCAGTGGTTTGAGCATTGTTGGTGGACAGCTTTTCGAAGTGGATGGTCAGATGCAGTTGACGGCAGTGCCTGTGCCTGGCGCTGCGTGGTTGTTTTTATCCGCCATTATGGGCTTATTGCCGGTAACAAGAAAGAAATTCGCCGCCTAA